The following proteins are encoded in a genomic region of Sphingopyxis sp. YF1:
- a CDS encoding DUF6519 domain-containing protein: MTGDFTRDTFRPAKGYSAVRMQQGRLFTDADWNEEGDIQRGVERTTTRAVIGASGFPEHAPGFAVIEGANKATLLIGGGQAWVDGIGVIHAAPVRLALVRQSGQGAATRWRVEAGTQVAVGDYLVAVGGTAAQAVRVTALQQTGDVRTFEAAAAISANASVAVDLYRSAESQPFWPGNALPGAADTYLAYLDVWERPVTAADDPLIRESAFGGPDTAIRDQIVWQMRFVSTATLVAAGAATAPVTCAGFAPGWSPFGPAATGRMAARARAAAASANPCALPATGGYRSLENHLYRIEIHNGGAAGGRWKWSRDNGGVTARYAAIDNGALLLDGLGPDDVVALRRGDWIEIVDEGRRLRGEPGFFAHIADINGTRASLDAVHHPETLVALTNGTAPDLGGLPAQGIVRRWEGGLPVDIAPGAWVAVEQGVEICFASGRLATGDHWQIPARSLAATIEWPADEATGAEALLPPRGVAHHYAALALVTRDANGLWTVVSDCRNLFPPLTALRSFLYLGGDGQEAMPDPLLPANRPKVPAPLRVGVIRGRTPLQGLDVQFEIGAGDGDGRLDGAAGTLKTRKATTGPDGVATMDWWPDATTPVQHVTARLLDAAGNPTHLPIRFTAKLSTAATTSFDPANTPSLAGENTVQKAIEKLANQSQAGCSTYIVTEGSDWVAILKAIKDGEDAAICFQRGTYETGVPVEIRGKGHIMIHGAGGGTRIVARRAECALHFQDCASVTLRDLDVSAPDGSGAIGKIAFRQGVVTIVDTPMVDVSDLSLRCGGGAETERTGLTIRSSSNRKTISTPLDSVRVTNNRLAIGLAQDGILVADAKHVLIADNELAVVPGKAGLRPGKQFESPRWRKHLVNQLVARAEEAEPSGGGKRFFRVGTLLAEFESPMPQAEWEGLFAAEPPRPDESRTIAGVQAYIRRLSDVVIADAERSPTFKRAIRTMGARLGEPRMAALDNEVKRSLVLIGEPAARTERARRGARDGDGGGEGSSAGGGGRVTVRAGAVAVSFDSPVSQADWTRILRLNPPPEGITTVAELVRYLKKLAWRLVADDRLRETLPTVAAWFDRFTSRLPSYARQAITCGGRTLGMVQVRGNKVYGFVRGVHVGTSGREEEEGRVRMRRAGHVYVADNHLSLRKSADDVYVPMGLFVGNVDTVRIQRNTLDWAGQATDNYYRHGIRVWGDIGRYLKISDNRISIAYIGIAVQPVIHPEEHVRYLWVASDNLSEPSASNNVVRGPEFLLRRDNRPQ; this comes from the coding sequence ATGACTGGCGATTTCACGCGCGACACCTTCCGCCCCGCCAAGGGGTACAGCGCCGTCCGGATGCAGCAGGGACGCCTGTTCACCGACGCCGACTGGAACGAGGAAGGCGATATTCAGCGCGGCGTGGAGCGCACGACGACGCGCGCCGTGATCGGCGCCAGCGGCTTTCCCGAACATGCGCCGGGCTTTGCGGTCATCGAGGGCGCGAACAAGGCAACGCTGCTGATCGGCGGCGGACAGGCGTGGGTCGACGGCATCGGCGTGATCCATGCAGCGCCGGTCCGGCTGGCTCTGGTGCGCCAGTCGGGGCAGGGGGCGGCGACGCGGTGGCGCGTCGAAGCGGGGACGCAGGTCGCGGTCGGCGACTATCTGGTCGCCGTCGGCGGTACGGCGGCGCAGGCGGTGCGCGTCACGGCGCTCCAGCAGACCGGGGACGTCCGAACCTTCGAGGCCGCTGCGGCAATCTCGGCGAATGCCAGCGTGGCGGTCGACCTCTATCGCAGCGCCGAAAGCCAGCCCTTCTGGCCGGGCAATGCGCTCCCGGGGGCCGCCGACACTTATCTCGCCTATCTCGACGTCTGGGAACGCCCGGTGACCGCCGCCGACGATCCGCTGATCCGCGAGAGCGCGTTCGGCGGCCCCGACACGGCAATCCGCGACCAGATCGTGTGGCAGATGCGCTTCGTTTCGACCGCGACGCTCGTCGCGGCGGGCGCCGCGACCGCGCCGGTGACCTGCGCCGGCTTTGCGCCGGGCTGGTCGCCCTTCGGTCCTGCGGCGACGGGGCGGATGGCCGCGCGCGCGCGCGCCGCCGCGGCCAGCGCGAACCCGTGCGCCCTGCCCGCGACGGGCGGTTATCGCAGCCTCGAAAACCATCTCTATCGCATCGAGATCCACAATGGCGGCGCGGCGGGCGGGCGCTGGAAATGGTCGCGCGACAATGGCGGGGTCACCGCGCGCTATGCTGCGATCGACAATGGCGCGCTGCTGCTCGACGGGCTGGGGCCCGACGACGTCGTCGCGTTGCGGCGGGGCGACTGGATCGAGATCGTCGACGAGGGGCGACGGCTTCGCGGCGAGCCCGGCTTTTTTGCGCATATCGCCGACATCAACGGCACCCGCGCCAGCCTCGACGCGGTGCATCATCCCGAAACGCTCGTCGCGCTGACGAACGGGACGGCGCCCGACCTCGGCGGCCTGCCCGCGCAGGGTATCGTCCGCCGCTGGGAAGGCGGCCTGCCGGTCGACATCGCGCCCGGCGCGTGGGTCGCGGTCGAGCAGGGGGTCGAGATATGCTTTGCGAGCGGGCGCCTTGCGACCGGCGACCATTGGCAAATTCCGGCGCGCTCGCTCGCGGCGACGATCGAATGGCCCGCCGACGAGGCGACCGGCGCCGAGGCCTTGCTGCCGCCCAGGGGGGTCGCGCACCATTATGCCGCGCTCGCGCTCGTCACGCGCGACGCGAACGGGCTGTGGACGGTGGTCAGCGACTGCCGCAACCTCTTTCCGCCGCTCACCGCGCTGCGCAGCTTCCTCTATCTCGGCGGCGACGGGCAGGAGGCGATGCCCGACCCGCTGCTTCCCGCCAACCGCCCGAAAGTCCCGGCGCCGCTGCGCGTCGGGGTGATCCGCGGCAGGACGCCGCTGCAGGGGCTCGACGTCCAGTTCGAGATCGGCGCGGGCGACGGCGACGGGCGCCTCGACGGCGCTGCCGGAACGCTCAAGACGCGCAAGGCAACGACGGGCCCCGACGGCGTCGCGACGATGGACTGGTGGCCCGATGCGACGACGCCGGTCCAGCATGTCACCGCACGCCTGCTCGACGCGGCGGGCAACCCCACCCATCTTCCGATCCGCTTTACCGCAAAGCTCAGCACCGCGGCGACGACGTCCTTCGATCCCGCCAACACCCCCTCACTCGCGGGCGAGAATACGGTGCAAAAGGCGATCGAAAAGCTGGCGAACCAGTCGCAGGCGGGATGTTCGACCTATATCGTCACCGAGGGCAGCGACTGGGTTGCGATCCTGAAGGCGATCAAGGACGGCGAGGATGCCGCGATCTGTTTCCAGCGCGGCACCTATGAAACCGGCGTGCCGGTCGAGATCCGGGGCAAGGGCCATATCATGATCCACGGTGCGGGCGGTGGCACGCGGATCGTGGCACGGCGCGCCGAATGCGCGCTGCATTTTCAGGATTGCGCCAGCGTGACGCTCCGCGACCTCGATGTGTCCGCGCCCGACGGATCGGGGGCGATCGGCAAGATCGCGTTTCGCCAGGGGGTGGTGACGATCGTCGATACGCCGATGGTCGACGTGTCCGACCTGTCGCTGCGCTGCGGCGGCGGGGCGGAGACCGAGCGCACGGGGCTGACGATCCGCAGCTCCTCCAACCGCAAGACCATCAGCACGCCGCTCGACTCGGTGCGCGTGACGAACAATCGCCTCGCGATCGGGCTGGCGCAGGATGGCATCCTCGTCGCCGACGCAAAGCATGTGCTGATCGCCGACAACGAGCTGGCGGTGGTTCCGGGCAAGGCGGGGCTCCGCCCCGGCAAGCAGTTCGAAAGCCCGCGCTGGCGCAAGCATCTCGTCAACCAGCTTGTCGCGCGCGCCGAGGAGGCCGAGCCGAGCGGCGGGGGTAAGCGTTTCTTTCGCGTCGGAACGCTGCTTGCCGAATTCGAATCGCCGATGCCGCAGGCCGAATGGGAGGGGCTGTTCGCCGCCGAACCGCCGCGCCCCGACGAGAGCCGGACGATCGCCGGCGTACAGGCCTATATCCGGCGGCTGAGCGATGTCGTCATCGCCGACGCCGAGCGCTCGCCGACCTTCAAGCGCGCGATCCGCACGATGGGCGCACGACTGGGCGAGCCGCGCATGGCGGCGCTCGACAATGAGGTGAAGCGCTCGCTCGTCCTGATCGGCGAACCCGCCGCGCGGACCGAACGCGCACGGCGGGGGGCGCGCGACGGGGACGGTGGCGGCGAAGGCAGCAGCGCAGGCGGGGGAGGCCGGGTGACGGTCCGCGCCGGCGCGGTCGCGGTCAGTTTCGATTCCCCGGTCAGCCAGGCCGACTGGACCAGGATCTTGCGGCTCAACCCGCCGCCTGAGGGCATCACCACGGTCGCCGAGCTGGTGCGTTATCTCAAGAAGCTCGCGTGGCGGCTGGTCGCCGATGACCGGCTGCGCGAAACGCTGCCGACCGTGGCCGCGTGGTTCGACCGCTTCACGAGCCGGCTGCCGAGCTATGCGCGGCAGGCGATCACCTGCGGCGGCCGGACATTGGGCATGGTGCAGGTGCGCGGCAACAAGGTTTATGGCTTTGTGCGCGGCGTCCATGTCGGGACCAGCGGCCGCGAAGAGGAGGAGGGGCGCGTGCGGATGCGCCGCGCCGGGCATGTCTATGTCGCCGACAACCACCTGTCGCTGCGCAAGTCCGCCGACGATGTCTATGTCCCGATGGGGTTGTTCGTCGGCAATGTCGATACGGTGCGCATCCAGCGCAACACGCTCGACTGGGCGGGGCAGGCGACCGACAATTATTATCGGCACGGCATCCGCGTGTGGGGCGATATCGGGCGCTATCTCAAGATATCCGACAACCGTATTTCCATCGCCTATATCGGCATCGCGGTGCAGCCGGTCATCCATCCCGAGGAGCATGTGCGCTATCTGTGGGTCGCGTCGGACAATCTGTCCGAACCGTCCGCATCGAATAATGTCGTGCGCGGGCCCGAATTTCTGCTGCGTCGCGACAATCGGCCCCAATAG
- a CDS encoding HEXXH motif-containing putative peptide modification protein — MELLQPERLIGNMEKIVGRSYASATGDIFEDIFWSRISTIQNTSSIFQNDRFEFEKYKNFKSLSMLGLVSGESGLLRISEEQKAMVAGAMTALARDHPCLDRAIQLSTPRNAFINAPSLVAMSGSSFSAIGFSFVNLNELKKSDVVKLMIHESVHNAINIEDICEGIFTEKHIVEDKRYHFLSSIRKTARRFDYAFHALMVDIALYQFDMIAASRPDRERERNIALCLDAARRTRDRSVADGKPLLTANGDNLLETVAASWQTALP, encoded by the coding sequence ATGGAACTTCTGCAGCCCGAACGATTGATCGGCAATATGGAGAAGATCGTCGGGAGATCATACGCCAGCGCAACCGGAGACATATTCGAAGATATTTTCTGGAGCAGGATTTCAACCATACAAAATACGTCGTCTATATTTCAAAATGACCGGTTCGAGTTCGAAAAATACAAGAATTTCAAATCGCTTTCGATGCTTGGGCTGGTTTCCGGAGAGTCCGGCCTGCTGCGGATCAGCGAGGAACAGAAGGCCATGGTGGCCGGGGCGATGACCGCACTCGCCCGGGATCACCCCTGCCTCGATCGCGCGATACAGCTGTCCACACCGCGCAACGCCTTCATAAACGCACCCAGCCTGGTCGCGATGAGCGGATCATCCTTCTCCGCCATCGGATTTTCCTTCGTCAATCTCAACGAATTGAAGAAGAGCGATGTGGTCAAACTGATGATCCATGAATCAGTTCACAACGCCATCAACATAGAAGACATATGCGAAGGAATTTTCACAGAAAAGCATATCGTAGAGGATAAAAGATATCATTTCCTGTCGTCGATAAGAAAGACGGCAAGGCGATTCGACTATGCCTTTCATGCACTCATGGTCGATATTGCCCTTTATCAATTTGACATGATCGCGGCCTCCCGACCGGATCGGGAGCGGGAGCGCAATATCGCCCTTTGCCTGGACGCGGCACGCCGTACCCGGGATCGCAGCGTCGCTGACGGCAAACCCTTGCTGACCGCGAATGGCGACAATCTTCTCGAGACGGTGGCCGCATCGTGGCAAACCGCCTTGCCCTGA
- a CDS encoding baseplate J/gp47 family protein — MTGTIQYCGTERRRQSVAAATVDTGGGVLLNGIDYVEVIDRDAPAPEMRQRLLTLVFLRDDGVLAAGVPLLGPDNFAIAGGTRVTGIRVTDVDPGPAAVPHSLTLTLDAAGDYSPYRLSVRLSAVNDDRPPFLDPLLAAVDFSFKAECPSTFDCAAPDAPPAPRAFGPPIDYLAKDYDSFRQMMLDRMAVSLPDWTERSPADLGVTLVEALAHAADQTSWFQDAVGTEAFFGRARLRQSVLRHARLLGYSASEGCNARVAVAVEAKDNLDVGPLAAPILAKGVRLLTRPSRGAGPLATVQPRDPRIFEDMVGAGAIVFEALHDLRSLRVARNAMRLYDWGDSACCLPAGATAAHLVGTRAGLGLAKGDLILFEELVPFGGRAGDPPDPAHRQLVRLSADPVEVRDPLTADDLVRIEWHADDALTFPLNLAPAPDADGDGVEDGPPGAVAIGNILLADEGRTVDYALNPGQAAEDDFVVGDIERRGLTRDDAPGTLVRLRLRGDAIVHAPGFDPERAADEPARATLAPAEAPVAQVLIRGDGQRWRAVPDLLAADPFTAEFCVEATDAAHYARFGDGAGGRKPANPGAMTAVIRHGGGRRGNIGADAIAYVVAADGGIVSRVRNPLPAIGGRDREPVAAIRVAAPRHFRRQRRAVTPADYVAAAEAYGDVQRAYAERRWTGSWNTIFLAIDRRGGGAVDALFEAGLRDHLASYRLAGHDLEVVPPRYVPLDIRLYVCVCGDHYAGDVERDLLDAFTAGSTRDGRPGYFHPDRFSFGDNILLSPIIARAMQVTGVQWIGTRDGAGAVQGWFGRLDQPAIDYADDAEIAIAPSEVARLDNDPTFPDRGRIAFLMAGGR; from the coding sequence TTGACCGGCACCATCCAATATTGCGGCACCGAAAGGCGCCGCCAGAGCGTGGCCGCCGCGACCGTCGATACCGGCGGCGGGGTGCTGCTGAACGGCATCGACTATGTCGAGGTGATCGACCGCGACGCGCCCGCGCCCGAAATGCGCCAGCGGCTGCTGACGCTCGTCTTCCTCCGCGATGACGGCGTGCTCGCCGCGGGCGTGCCGTTGCTCGGACCCGACAATTTCGCGATCGCGGGCGGCACCCGCGTCACCGGCATCCGCGTCACCGACGTCGATCCGGGACCGGCCGCGGTGCCGCACAGCCTGACGCTGACACTCGACGCAGCGGGCGACTATTCGCCCTATCGCCTGTCGGTGCGGCTGTCGGCGGTGAACGACGACCGGCCGCCCTTTCTCGACCCGCTGCTCGCCGCGGTCGATTTCAGCTTCAAGGCCGAATGTCCCTCGACCTTCGATTGCGCCGCACCCGATGCTCCACCCGCGCCGCGCGCGTTCGGCCCGCCGATCGACTATCTGGCGAAGGACTACGACAGTTTCCGCCAGATGATGCTCGACCGCATGGCGGTCAGCCTGCCCGACTGGACCGAACGCAGCCCCGCCGATCTTGGCGTCACTCTGGTCGAAGCGCTGGCACACGCCGCCGACCAGACGAGCTGGTTCCAGGACGCCGTCGGGACCGAGGCCTTTTTCGGCCGCGCGCGGCTGCGCCAGTCGGTGCTGCGCCACGCGCGGCTGCTCGGCTACAGCGCATCCGAAGGCTGCAACGCGCGCGTTGCGGTTGCGGTCGAGGCGAAAGACAATCTCGATGTCGGCCCGCTCGCCGCGCCGATCCTGGCAAAGGGGGTACGCCTGCTCACGCGACCGTCGCGCGGTGCCGGCCCGCTCGCCACGGTGCAGCCGCGCGATCCGCGGATTTTCGAGGATATGGTCGGGGCAGGGGCGATCGTCTTCGAAGCGCTGCACGATCTTCGTTCGCTGCGCGTCGCGCGCAACGCCATGCGCCTCTACGATTGGGGCGACAGCGCCTGCTGCCTGCCCGCCGGGGCCACCGCCGCGCACCTCGTAGGCACCCGCGCCGGGCTCGGGCTCGCGAAGGGCGACCTGATCCTGTTCGAGGAACTGGTGCCCTTCGGTGGCCGTGCGGGCGATCCGCCGGACCCTGCGCATCGCCAGCTCGTGCGGCTGTCGGCCGATCCGGTCGAGGTCCGCGACCCGCTGACCGCCGACGATCTCGTGCGTATCGAATGGCACGCCGACGACGCGCTGACCTTTCCGCTCAACCTTGCGCCGGCGCCCGATGCCGATGGCGACGGGGTCGAGGACGGCCCTCCGGGTGCGGTCGCGATCGGCAACATCCTGCTCGCCGACGAGGGGCGCACCGTCGATTATGCGCTCAATCCGGGGCAGGCCGCGGAGGATGATTTTGTCGTCGGCGACATCGAACGCCGCGGTCTCACCCGCGACGACGCTCCCGGTACGCTCGTCCGGTTGCGGCTGCGCGGCGACGCGATCGTTCACGCGCCCGGCTTCGATCCCGAACGCGCCGCGGACGAACCCGCGCGCGCGACGCTTGCGCCCGCGGAAGCGCCGGTCGCGCAGGTGCTGATCCGCGGCGACGGCCAGCGCTGGCGCGCGGTGCCCGATCTGCTCGCGGCCGATCCCTTCACCGCCGAATTCTGCGTCGAGGCGACCGATGCCGCGCATTATGCGCGCTTCGGCGACGGGGCGGGGGGACGCAAACCCGCCAATCCGGGCGCGATGACCGCGGTGATCCGCCACGGCGGCGGTCGGCGGGGCAATATCGGCGCCGATGCGATCGCTTACGTCGTTGCTGCCGACGGCGGGATAGTATCGCGCGTTCGCAATCCCTTGCCCGCAATCGGCGGTCGCGACCGCGAACCCGTTGCGGCGATTCGCGTCGCCGCTCCGCGACATTTTCGCCGGCAGCGCCGCGCCGTCACCCCCGCCGATTATGTCGCCGCCGCCGAAGCCTATGGCGACGTCCAGCGCGCCTATGCCGAACGGCGCTGGACGGGCAGCTGGAACACGATCTTCCTCGCGATCGACCGGCGCGGCGGCGGCGCGGTCGACGCGCTGTTCGAGGCGGGGCTGCGCGACCATCTCGCGAGCTACCGCCTCGCGGGGCACGATCTCGAAGTCGTGCCGCCGCGTTACGTCCCGCTCGACATCCGCCTCTATGTCTGCGTGTGCGGCGATCATTATGCGGGGGACGTCGAACGCGACCTGCTCGACGCCTTCACCGCCGGATCGACGCGCGACGGGCGCCCGGGCTATTTCCACCCCGATCGCTTCAGCTTCGGCGACAATATCCTGCTCTCGCCGATCATCGCGCGGGCGATGCAGGTGACGGGGGTCCAATGGATCGGCACGCGCGACGGTGCGGGCGCGGTGCAGGGCTGGTTCGGCCGGCTCGACCAGCCGGCGATCGACTATGCCGACGACGCCGAAATCGCGATCGCGCCGAGCGAAGTCGCGCGGCTCGACAATGACCCGACCTTCCCCGACCGCGGCCGGATCGCCTTTCTGATGGCGGGAGGGCGCTGA
- a CDS encoding putative baseplate assembly protein, with translation MAHKPPANICGAVERGVKRPDNRPGLASIAYRIGTHPEFFDRMQWQLPRHNVNGEDEPPLFPLAALRARAAGDPTIALFDGFAATLDVLSFYSERVANEAYLGTATQRRALVEMARMIGYEPAPGVAASVALSFTVEASDDPYRAVEIPVGVQAMSVPTRKGELPQVFETTQPITARAEWNAMPARTLYDQPLALFHDGDDAGNGGIFLFDLDNSFGEAALGDPDLRIFDTIASLAPYHPLDGETDLVRALEQRIEAHALNAEVEPLLRALPVDEIYLRGTGLGLKAGQRIVVIGVALPGGGPRKVAASTLRVVSASDDREFGVTRLVATRGGEPPAAVRSAPVRRSPRFKRIGMPTARLAFTSDTVTNVVRQAVWTGPALTALVRSQSWSRAKLMHLVRRPRPVEVPETSDARPGLYILRDDCGFFGASAPPQEMLGDNKGPYPKPWDADPVDPNADPRGAHGDGAPEDRTDRDRPRRIWTDSQGMLLSGNHIYLEREVKDILPDGWVVIETGDGEAMVFRVAAAATHSRADYALTAKTTALKLRAAPGADDLLNPPEADDTSPLNAFTFRTAHIFAASAPLELAGTPIRDDVRAGADAIDLDALYLDLVDGQTISIAGERSDADGLAASETLKVRDVVHIGGFTRLLLESGPEYAYRRASVTVNANMAAATHGEGYEEPLGSGDAAQGFQRFKLAKAPLTYVSAETATGRASSLAIRVDGILWHEVPTLYDAGPDDRVYAVRCEDDASTWVQFGDGVRGSRLPTGQLNIVARYRAGIGLAGEVADEAIIQLKTRPLGIRAVVNPSRASGSAAPESLAEIRLAAPRDVKTLDRIVSLVDYRDFAANFAGVGKAQAARLWSGDKQVIIVSITGTSDAILDANAAVIENLLAAADAARDRSHGLFILPAARRFFELRAKLFHHPDHRPEDVELAARDTLLEMFGFARRDIGQVVSAAEVIAALQSVPGVVGVDLDALALIDESGGASVQGADLAAVLPVEGARLDGATPAAAELLTLLDAGVALTVEMARA, from the coding sequence ATGGCGCACAAGCCCCCCGCCAATATCTGCGGCGCCGTCGAACGCGGCGTGAAGCGCCCGGACAATCGTCCGGGGCTCGCGTCGATCGCCTATCGCATCGGCACGCACCCCGAATTTTTCGACCGCATGCAGTGGCAACTGCCGCGGCACAATGTGAACGGCGAGGATGAGCCGCCGCTCTTTCCGCTCGCCGCGCTGCGCGCGCGCGCGGCCGGCGACCCGACGATCGCTCTGTTCGACGGCTTCGCCGCGACGCTCGACGTGCTCAGCTTCTACAGCGAGCGCGTCGCCAACGAAGCCTATCTCGGCACCGCGACGCAACGCCGCGCGCTCGTCGAGATGGCGCGGATGATCGGCTACGAACCCGCGCCCGGCGTCGCCGCCTCGGTCGCCTTGAGCTTCACGGTCGAGGCGTCCGACGATCCCTATCGCGCGGTCGAGATCCCCGTCGGGGTGCAGGCGATGTCGGTGCCGACGCGCAAGGGCGAATTGCCGCAGGTCTTCGAGACCACCCAGCCGATCACTGCGCGCGCCGAATGGAATGCGATGCCCGCGCGCACGCTCTACGACCAGCCGCTCGCGCTGTTCCACGACGGCGACGACGCCGGCAATGGCGGCATTTTCCTCTTCGACCTCGACAACAGCTTTGGCGAGGCGGCGCTCGGCGATCCCGATCTGCGCATATTCGACACGATCGCAAGCCTTGCCCCCTATCATCCGCTCGACGGCGAAACCGACCTCGTCAGGGCGCTCGAACAGCGGATCGAAGCGCACGCGCTCAACGCCGAAGTCGAACCGCTGCTGCGCGCGCTGCCGGTCGACGAAATCTATCTGCGCGGAACGGGACTCGGGTTGAAGGCGGGGCAGCGGATCGTCGTCATCGGCGTGGCGCTTCCCGGCGGCGGTCCCCGCAAGGTCGCCGCCTCGACCCTCCGCGTCGTCAGCGCGTCCGACGATCGCGAGTTCGGCGTCACCCGGCTCGTCGCGACGCGCGGCGGCGAACCGCCCGCCGCGGTGCGAAGCGCCCCCGTTCGCCGCTCGCCGCGTTTCAAGCGGATCGGGATGCCGACCGCGCGGCTCGCCTTCACCAGCGACACCGTGACCAACGTCGTCCGGCAGGCGGTGTGGACCGGCCCCGCGCTCACCGCCCTGGTCAGGAGCCAGTCCTGGTCGCGCGCCAAGCTGATGCACCTCGTTCGGCGTCCGCGTCCCGTCGAAGTACCCGAAACGTCCGACGCGCGGCCGGGCCTCTATATCCTGCGCGACGATTGCGGCTTCTTTGGCGCCAGTGCGCCGCCGCAGGAGATGCTCGGCGACAACAAGGGGCCGTATCCGAAGCCGTGGGATGCCGACCCGGTCGACCCGAACGCGGACCCCCGTGGAGCCCATGGCGATGGGGCGCCCGAAGACCGCACCGATCGCGATCGTCCGCGTCGCATCTGGACCGACAGTCAGGGCATGTTGCTGTCCGGCAACCACATTTATCTGGAGCGCGAGGTCAAGGACATCCTTCCCGACGGCTGGGTTGTGATCGAAACCGGCGATGGCGAGGCGATGGTGTTCCGCGTGGCGGCCGCGGCGACGCATTCGCGCGCCGACTATGCGCTGACGGCGAAGACGACCGCGCTGAAATTGCGAGCGGCACCGGGCGCTGACGATCTGTTGAACCCGCCCGAAGCCGATGACACGTCGCCACTCAACGCCTTCACATTCCGCACGGCGCACATCTTCGCGGCCAGCGCGCCGCTCGAACTTGCGGGAACCCCGATCCGCGACGACGTCAGGGCGGGCGCCGATGCGATCGATCTCGACGCGCTCTACCTCGACCTCGTCGATGGGCAGACCATATCGATCGCGGGGGAGCGCAGCGACGCCGACGGTCTCGCCGCGAGCGAGACGCTGAAGGTCCGCGATGTGGTTCACATCGGCGGCTTCACCCGCCTGTTGCTCGAAAGCGGGCCCGAATATGCGTATCGCCGCGCCAGCGTGACGGTGAACGCCAATATGGCGGCAGCGACGCATGGCGAGGGGTATGAGGAGCCGCTCGGTTCGGGCGACGCGGCGCAGGGCTTCCAGCGCTTCAAGCTTGCCAAGGCGCCGCTGACCTATGTCAGCGCGGAAACCGCGACCGGCCGCGCCTCTTCGCTCGCGATCCGCGTCGACGGCATCCTGTGGCACGAGGTGCCGACGCTCTATGACGCCGGTCCCGACGACCGGGTCTATGCGGTTCGCTGCGAGGATGACGCGAGCACATGGGTGCAGTTCGGCGACGGGGTGCGGGGCAGCCGCTTGCCGACGGGCCAACTCAACATCGTGGCCCGCTACCGCGCCGGCATCGGCCTTGCCGGCGAAGTCGCCGACGAAGCGATCATCCAGTTGAAGACGCGCCCGCTCGGCATTCGGGCGGTGGTGAACCCCAGCCGTGCCAGCGGTAGCGCCGCGCCCGAAAGCCTCGCCGAAATCCGTCTTGCCGCGCCGCGCGACGTCAAGACGCTCGACCGCATCGTCTCGCTGGTCGACTATCGCGATTTCGCCGCCAATTTTGCGGGCGTCGGCAAGGCGCAGGCCGCCCGGCTCTGGTCGGGCGACAAGCAGGTCATCATCGTCAGCATCACGGGCACCAGCGACGCGATACTGGATGCCAATGCCGCTGTGATCGAAAACCTGCTGGCGGCCGCCGACGCGGCACGCGACCGGTCGCACGGACTCTTCATCTTGCCCGCGGCGCGGCGCTTTTTCGAACTCAGGGCGAAGCTGTTCCATCATCCCGATCATCGGCCCGAGGATGTCGAACTGGCGGCACGCGACACCTTGCTGGAGATGTTCGGTTTTGCGCGCCGCGACATCGGGCAGGTGGTCAGCGCCGCCGAAGTGATTGCCGCGCTTCAGTCCGTGCCGGGCGTGGTCGGGGTCGATCTGGACGCGCTCGCGCTGATCGATGAAAGCGGCGGCGCGTCCGTTCAAGGCGCGGACCTGGCGGCGGTGCTCCCGGTCGAGGGCGCGCGGCTGGATGGCGCGACCCCCGCCGCGGCGGAACTGCTCACCCTGCTCGATGCCGGCGTCGCGCTGACTGTGGAGATGGCTCGTGCATGA
- a CDS encoding heme-binding beta-barrel domain-containing protein, with protein sequence MMELPADIFTEPDDVDPETLRNLGPLRRLAGVWEGQRGVDINPKADGPETREYYERIEMQPIDAQANGPQLFYGLRYHVHINTPEEDITFHDQVGYWLYEPATGLILQSLAIPRGQIAIAAGHAAPDATQLVLKATRGQTDYGICSTTFLELAFRTDSYEITVDFHDDGSWSYVSDTMLMVKGRDEPFLHRDRNRLVKTGEPDLNPWARIARRQG encoded by the coding sequence ATGATGGAACTTCCCGCGGATATTTTCACCGAGCCCGATGACGTCGATCCCGAAACGCTGCGCAATCTCGGGCCGCTGCGGCGGCTCGCCGGCGTGTGGGAGGGGCAGCGCGGCGTCGACATCAACCCCAAGGCCGACGGTCCCGAAACGCGCGAATATTACGAGCGGATCGAGATGCAGCCGATCGACGCGCAGGCGAACGGTCCGCAGCTCTTCTACGGACTGCGCTACCACGTCCATATCAACACGCCCGAAGAGGACATCACCTTCCACGACCAGGTCGGTTACTGGCTGTACGAGCCCGCGACCGGGCTGATCCTGCAATCGCTCGCAATCCCGCGCGGGCAGATCGCGATCGCCGCGGGGCACGCCGCGCCCGATGCGACGCAGCTGGTGCTCAAGGCGACGCGCGGGCAGACCGACTATGGCATCTGCTCGACGACCTTCCTCGAACTCGCGTTTCGCACCGACAGCTATGAAATCACGGTCGATTTCCACGACGACGGATCGTGGAGCTATGTCTCCGATACCATGCTGATGGTGAAGGGCCGCGACGAGCCCTTCCTCCATCGCGACCGCAACCGGCTGGTCAAGACCGGCGAACCCGACCTCAATCCGTGGGCCAGGATCGCCCGCCGGCAAGGATGA